GGCACTCTGCCCGACTGGATCGACGATCCCTGCATGTAGCCCTCGCCGCTCATGCCACCCGAGGCGATGGCAAGCTTCGCATTCGTCGTATGGTAGCTTGCCTTGGCAGTTGCCTTCTCCGGATAGAGCCACGGATCAATCCGTTCCACCCAGTGCGGCTTCAAAATCTTCGATTCCAACAATTCATCATGATAATGAATATAGGCCTGAGCCCCACCGAAGGCTAAGCCTGCCACAAGCGCAAGCCCAATGAGCGCATGGGAGAACTTGACATTCCCGATCCAGAGCAACCCCAGCAAAATCACGACATAACTGAGCGCGTTACCCAAATCATTCTGGGCCATAACGAGCGCAAAAGGCACGAATGCCAAAAGTCCGATCGGGACAACGTCCTTCCAGAAAGACAGCAGCGGTTTGTTTTTGCGCACCAATACGAAAGAAAGGAAAATAATCAGGATCAGCTTGAACAATTCAGCAGGCTGTATACTGAGTCCGCCAATGTAAATCCAGCCTTGGGCCCCGTTGATATCCTTACCGATAAACATAACGAGGACCAAAACAGCTAATCCACCCAAGTAAATATATTTAGCATATTTAATCAACAACCGGTAATCCAGCAGACTGATTCCGAAAAAAGCAATGAAACCGACAATGTAAAAGGCAATCATGCGGAGATGAGAGCCTTCGAATTTGGTGTCAACAGTTGTGCTGTATATCGACGTAATGCTGATGCCCATCATCAAAACCAGTACAAAAACAATAACGTAATCCATCTTCTTAAATTTCTGAAGCATTCTTTACGGTCCCCCTGTGCCCGGAGCTGTTAACCCCAACCCCCCGGTTTGCCTATACAGGCATATAACGATTATTCGAAAAGAAAGTTTAACGCTGCTTATCGTTGATCCAAATAATATCCGTTAAAAAAAAGTCTAAAGGCGACATTACAATGGAGCGTTTCAAGGAGCAGGCCGTGCTTAGCCCCTAATGAAATATTCTAAAAGATTTCCTCCACTAATACAATTCACGGACCCTTCTGTGGATACCAACAAAAAATACAAAAGAGATGCTGCTTTCGATAGCATCTCTTTTGATTCTAAATCCGATAAGCGTAAATCAAGCCTGTTTTGGGGGTACAGAGCGGTACGTTTGAGGATTAGGCATATCCTCCTCCACTTCCTGTCCATGCAGCTTCACACTCATGACAACCCCGAGGCATGCCATGTTAATGATGAGTGATGTTCCACCATAACTGATGAAGGGTAGCGTAATCCCTGTCAAAGGCATCAACCCAATAAACATGCCAATATTCTCAAAGATTTGATACAGCAGCATGGCAACAATGCCGATGATTAGAAATGGACCCGCTTTGTCCCGGCTTTCCAATGAAATCAAAATCATTCTGTGAATGAGTATGAAATATAACAACAACAGAATGGAAGAACCGATGAAGCCGTATTCCTCTGCAATTTGCACAAAAATTGAATCCGAATACGTATAAGGTACACGCGAGGATTGTACGGAGCTTCCTTGTAAATACCCTTCTCCGCTCATACCGCCTGAAGCAATGGCCAGCTTCGCATTGTTCGTATGATAACTCGCTTTCGGCGTTGCTTTTTCTGGTATCAGCCATGGGTCAATCCGTTCCATCCAGTGGCCGCGGCTCTCCATGATTTTCGATTCTTTGATTTCATCATGATAGTGGATATAGGCCTGTGCTCCACCGAAAGCGATGCCTGCTACAAGCAGCAGCCCGATGAGAGCGTGCGAAAACTTCACATTCCCGATCCATAACAACCCAAGCAAGATGACAATATAGCTCAGTCCATTACCCAAGTCATTCTGAACCATGACAACGGCAAACGGGATAAACGTCAAGAGCCCAATCGGTACAATGTCCCGCCAAAAGGACAACTTCGTTTTATTCTTACGGATAAGAACATAGGTGATAAATATGATCAGCACCAGCTTGAACAATTCCGCAGGTTGAAAATCCACGATACCCAGATTAATCCAACCTGTGGCATTATTTTTGGTCTGGCCGATGAAGGAAGGCAGCAGAAGGGCTAATAACCCGCCGATGTATATATGCATTGCGTATTTATTCCATAACCGATAATCAATCAAACTGAGCCCAAAAAAGGCTGCAAATCCGAGGATATAAAATATCCCCATCTTGATATGGTGTCTTTCGAATCCGGTGTTGTCGAGCGTGGCACTATATATCGATGTAATACTGACAACCATCAGCATCAACAGTACAAAAACGATAACAAAATCAATTTTCTTGAATTTCTGAAGCATGCTTTGGTCCCCCTGTGCCCGGAGCTGTACACACTGATTTGCCAATTGAGGTAAGGTAACAATCTGTACGACAGCAAACATTTAATCGGCTCAGCCCATCATCTATTTTAAAAGAAATCCACCCAGAACACAATTAACGGAAAATTCCCAGAACATGCCTGTCAATCCCCGCCAAATCCGGCACCGTGACGATTTCCTTCCAGTGCCCTGCACTCCGCAGAAGCTCTGCCACATCCTCGGCTTGGCCCATACCCAGCTCAAAGGCGATCAGCCGCGGCGGAGCTGACAGCAAGGGCAGCTGCGCCATCATGATCCGGTACGGATTCAATCCGTCCGGCCCGCCATCCAGTGCCGTTCGCGGCTCATAATCACGGACTTCGGGCTGAAGTCCCTCAATATCCTCCGCCGGAATGTACGGCGGGTTGGAGACAAGGATGTCCGGGGCCATGCCGGCGAATGGCTCCAACAGGTTCCCCTGCCGAAACTCGACACAGGCGTTCAGCTGCTTCGCATTACGAGCAGCTACCTCCAGCGCATCCGGCGAAATATCGCTCGCCAGCAAATCCCATGCCGGCTCCTGCAATGCCAACGTAATGGCGATGGCCCCGCTACCCGTGCCGATATCAATGGCCTGTAGCCTTTCATACGATCGCGAAGTAAGCTCCCGTCCATACTTCAGCACCGCTTCCACGAGCAGCTCCGTTTCCGGACGCGGAATGAGAACCGCCGGCGTAACTTCAAACGGTCTGCCGTAAAATTCCTGTTCGCCGATAATATACTGCGCAGGAACGCCTTGGGCTTTGCGATTGATCGCTTCTTCCAGGGCGTAGCGGCGGTCCGCCGGAAACGGATCCGCGAGTGCCATATAATATGAGGTTCCCGACAATCTCAGCACATGCTCCAGCAGCAGCTGCGCATTCCGCTGCGGTTCCATTACCCGCAAGCCGTCTAAAAAAGAAGAAGCCTCCACAAAGGCTTCTCTTATGCTGCGCTGCGGCGTCAATTCAAATATCGTCCGCTTCAAAGCGTTATACTCCTTTTTCCATCAGTTCAGCCTGCTCCGCAAGGGTCAGCGCCGAAACGATCTCTTCAATCTCCCCGTTCATCACTTGATCCAGCTTGTGAACGGTAAGTCCGATCCGGTGATCGGTTACACGGCTTTGCGGGAAGTTGTACGTACGGATCCGCTCACTGCGGTCACCTGTACCCACTTTGCTCTTCCGCTCACCGGCATACTTCGCTTCTTCCTCTTGGCGCATCATATCAAAGATACGGGCACGAAGCACCTGCAGTGCCTTATCCTTATTGGAGTTCTGCGATTTGCCGTCTTGGCACGTAGCCACAATCCCCGTCGGGATATGCGTTACGCGTACCGCCGACTTGGTGGTGTTAACGGACTGACCGCCTGCACCACTGGAGCAGAAGGTATCCACGCGGATATCCTTGTCATGGATTTCGATATCCACTTCTTCCGCCTCTGGCATGACCGCCACCGTAGAGGTGGATGTATGGATACGACCTCCGGATTCCGTAGCCGGAATACGCTGCACACGGTGCGCGCCGCTCTCAAATTTCATTTTGCTGTAAGCGCCGCGACCATTAATCATGAAGATGACTTCCTTGAAGCCACCCAGATCGTTCGTGTTGACGTCCATCAGTTCAACCTTCCAGCCCTGGGTATCCGCATAACGGGTATACATCCGGTACAGGTCGGAAGCAAACAGTGCCGCCTCGTCGCCGCCGGCTGCGCCACGAATCTCGATGATGACGTTCTTATCATCATTCGGGTCCTTCGGCAGCAGCAAAATCCGAATCTTCTCCGCCAGCTCGCGCTCACGCTGGGTAAGCTCTTCGATCTCCATTTTCACCATTTCGCGCATGTCGTCATCCAACTTTTCGCCCTGCATGGTTTTGGCAGCTTCGAGCTCTTCAATTACATTTTTATATTCAACATAAGCCTCATAAGCAGGCTGTAAATCGGATTGTTCTTTGGAATAATCCCTGAGCTTCTTGGAGTCATTAGCGACATCGGGGTCGCACAACAGCTCACTTAACTTCTCGTAACGGTCCGCAAGGGATTGTAATCGGTCCAACAAAGGAATTCACCTCTCTAAGATATATTCCTGAAGATATGCCCTTTTGCACTCCATTTCGCATCAACAATGAAGTGTAAACGACTTTTTATTTTACCATGAAACGACGTATTTGACTAGCAGGCAGTTGACCGGACTGAAAGGATCTCTCCCTTCAAGTTTGGCTCCCATTCAGAGGGTGATCCACCTGTGCAGGGAGGGTCCAGCACTCCTCAGCTCATCACTATGATATCTTCAAAAAAACCACGGTCCCATGCACAAAGTGACATGGAGCCATGGCCTTTGAATACTTCAATTCCTACACATTGAAACGGAAGTGCATCACATCGCCGTCATTCACAACGTACTCTTTGCCTTCCAGGCGAAGCTGTCCGCGTTCCTTCGCGCCGTTCATCGATCCGGCCGCAACCAGATCATCGTAAGCTACGACCTCAGCACGGATAAAGCCGCGTTCGAAGTCGGTATGAATCACGCCAGCCGCTTGCGGAGCCTTCGTTCCTTTGCGGATCGTCCAGGCACGTACTTCCTGCACGCCTGCCGTAAAGTAGGTGTACAATCCCAGAAGACTGTAAGCCGCCTTGATCAGACGGTTCAAACCGGATTCCTCCAGCCCCAGCTCCTCAAGGAACATCGCTTTATCCTCGCCCTCAAGCTCGGCAATCTCGGCTTCAACCTTCGCGCTGATCGGAACCACGAGTGCGTTCTCCGCAGCCGCGAAATCACGAACCTGCTGTACAAAAGGATTGCTGTCGGCTTCCGTAACGCCGTCTTCGCTCAGGTTAGCCGCGTATAGCACCGGCTTCAATGTCAGCAGGTGCAAATCACGAACAATCAGCTTCTCATCGTCGCTCAGTTCCACGCTGCGTGCCGGTTGATCGTTGTAAAGGGCTTCCTTCAGGCGCTCCAGCAGTTCTACTTCCTGAGCATACTGCTTATTGCCGCCCTTCATGTTCTTCTTCGCGCGATCGATCCGCTTCTCCACGCTGTCGAGATCCGCTAGGATCAGCTCCAGATTAATCGTCTGGATATCGCTGACCGGGTTCACTTTACCGTCAACGTGGGTAATGTTCTCGTCCTCAAAGCAGCGAACAACATGAACGATGGCATCCACTTCACGAATATGGGCAAGAAACTTGTTCCCAAGGCCTTCCCCTTTGCTCGCCCCGCGAACCAAGCCCGCGATGTCCACGAATTCAAAAGCGGTCGGTACCGTTTTGTTCGGCTGAACCAGTTCGGTCAGTTTGTTGAGGCGCTCATCCGGCACTTCCACAACACCGACGTTAGGATCAATCGTACAGAACGGATAGTTGGCCGATTCGGCGCCTGCTTGCGTGATCGCATTAAACAATGTTGATTTGCCGACGTTTGGCAAACCGACGATTCCTGCTTTTAAAGCCATTTATGTGACAACTCCTTATTAGGTTTACTTCTTTATTTATAAGTATTACACAGCTTTGGTTCTTATCGCCGAAGCTACGAATCGCCAGCTAAACAATCTTATTAATTATAGCAGATACCCGATAGACTTCAACACGAATATACTGCCATCGTTGAATGTGATCCGGGCCCATCACTCCGGCCATTTATACACGAATCAGCCGGTTGGTAGACTTCAGCGCATCGATATTCCCTGCGCCGATTCCGAACATCGCCGTCCGCAGCTCCAACTCCACCTGGGCAAGCCGCTGATCCAGCGCTTCCACGGATTCGACCGCCGAGCCCAGGAGTCCACGCCCGAAGCCTGCCAGATCGGCGCCAAGCGAGAGCGCTTTAGCCGCATCGACGCCGCTCTGCAGCCCACCGCTGCCAATAATCGCACAGGTTGGCGCAGCTTCGCGCACCTCCACGATACATTCCGCGGTAGGATTGCCCCAACCGGCGAAAGCCTCAGCCGCTGCGCGGCGAACCGGATCCGGGCTGCGAAATTTTTCAACCTGACTCCATGAAGTACCGCCCGCACCTGCCACGTCGATGAAGGCCGCCCCGATATTCAGCAGGCTCCGCGCCGTTTCACCATCGATTCCCCAGCCAACTTCTTTAATGCCAACCGGTACCGAAAGTGTACGGCACAGATCCTCAATTCGCCCAAGCAAACAGCCAAACCGGGTATTCCCTTCCGGCTGAAACACCTCTTGAAGTCCGTTTAAATGGAGAACCAGCATGTCCGCACCCGCGATATCTACCGCCCGCTGACAATCGTTAAGGCCAAAGCCATAGTTCAGCTGCACCGCTCCAAGGTTAGCGATAACCGGCACGCTCGGCGCACTCTCCCGGACACGGAAAGTAGAAGCAAGCTCTTCCTTCTCCACCGCGGCCCGAACGGAGCCTACCCCAAGTGCCCAGCCGCGCCGCTGCGCTGCTTCAGCTAAACGTCTATTGATCTCTCCGGTAGCCTTGCTTCCGCCAGTCATGGAGCTGATTAGAAATGGTGTGCGTACAGAAAAATTAAGAAATGTTGTGTCCAGCTTAATATCGTCAAAGTCAATTTCCGGCAGTGCGGAGTGACGGAAGCGGTAACGTTCAAAACCGGTGGTTACTCCCACAGAGCCTACTTCCTCATTCAAGCATAAGCGTACATGCTCTATTTTCCGCTCGCCCGTGGGCACTTCCGGCATCAGCCTGCCCTCAAGTTTTTCCGATCCTCTGCCTGAAATGGTTTCAGCAGGTTTATCCGCAGTTTCTTTATGTTCTGAATTCATCCCGTGCCTCCTTATCCACTTCACTCATCCCTTAAATAACTATATATAAGCATATCATTGGCACCACAGATTGTCCCAGCTCTACATGATATGTACCTCTACAAGCTAAAATATAAACTCGGTGTTCACCCATTCTTACGCATGTATTGAACTAACAAACCTCTCGACCATCATTCTACCCTGAGATCTTAGGAACAACCCGAAATCGAATACGATCCGAACTGCAAAACATGGAGTGCGTCAGGACAGGTCATTCATGTTAATTAACGTTATACAACAGTAGCGATAGGAGGATGGGCTATCTTGGGTTTCCGCCAATTATTTCATACGCGCACTTCAGAAAATCAAAATACACCTCGTGAAGGTACAAAGCTTGTACCAGGGAAACCTTCCAGAGGCTTCCGCATACGAAACACGATTTTGATCGGCCTGGCCCTTCTCATTCTCTGGCTTATCGGCGTGATGATTTATCAGACGCATAAGCCGCTGCCGAAGGGGATCTCTTATGAAAGCCCGCTTTACCAGAGCGACGTTAAAATGTGGATGGACCTGACCTATCCCGGACCGGACGGTCAACCGATACATGATCGCGAAATCGGACCACGCATCAGTCAAATTATCGATGAATCCCGGAAGTTCCTGGTGATCGATATGTTTCTGTTCAATGGCTACACCCATAAAGGTCAGATATTCCCTGAAGTCAGCGAAGAACTCACTCATCTTCTGGTTGTCCATAAGAAGAAATATCCCGACATGGATATCTTCTTTATTTCCGATGAAGTCAATACCGGATATGGCTCCTATTCGCTGCCGGAATTCGAGGCCATGAAAGCAGCCGGGATTCATGTAATTATAACCGATGTCAACCGGCTTCGAGATTCCACGCCCATCTATTCCGCTGTATGGCGAACGTTCTTCCAGTGGTTTGGCCAGTCGGGCAGAGGGACACTCCCCAATCTGATGGCAAGCGAAGCACCCGATATTACGGTCCGCTCCTATCTGAAGCTGCTGAATGTGAAGGCCAATCACCGTAAAATCGTCATCAGCGAGAACACTGCGCTGGTCACTTCGGCCAACATCCATGACGCCAGCGCGTTCCATTCAAACATTGCCTTCGAAACGAGTGGGGACATCATCGGGGATATGCTTGCAGCTGAACAAGCTGCCGTTAACCTTACAAGCCGAATCAAACTGCCGGAATATGAGCCAGACTCCAAGCCACACATGCAACCTTCTGGTCAAGCAAACGATGTCGATGTTCGTTATCTGACGGAAGGAAAAATCTATAAATATGTTCTGAAAGCCATAGAGCAATCACAGCCTGGGGACACGCTCTGGATGGGGATGTTCTATCTAGCCGACAGCAAAGTCATGGACCAGCTTCTTAAGGCCTCGGACCGCGGCGTTGATATCCGCCTCATCCTGGATCCGAACCAGAATGCCTTCGGCCGGGACAAGATCGGCATCCCTAACCGTCCGGCTGCCGCTGAGCTCATCCAAAAATCCAAGGGCAACATCTCTGTTCGCTGGTACAACACCGGTACAGAGCAGTATCATACCAAGCTCATGTACATTGCCAAACCGACAGGCAAGTCTGTGATTACCGGTGGGTCAACCAACTTCACCCAGCGGAATCTGGCTGATCTCAATTTGGAAAACAACTTGTGGATAGCCGCACCTAAGGATCATCCGCTTACCCGGGATCTGGACCGTTACTTTCATCGAATATGGCTCAACGAAGGCGCAGCCTTTAGTCTCGAAGTTGAGGCTTACCAAGGAAAAACGACATGGATGAAGGACATCCTGTTTAAACTGCAAAAATGGCTCGGTTTCACTACCTTTTAAAGTTCTTTCAATATGATGTATGTACGCACATGAAGTGCCCGTATGTACCACGAGTTCCCCACCTCCACCGCATTACAGCAGAGGTGACATTAGCCGGGCGGCCGACTCCAGCAGCCGGGTCATGATTCTTTTTTTACGGGTATGATTGCGGTCGTACAGGATAGCGGATTCCTGGTCCTGCTCGAAGTCGGATACCAGCCTGCCTACGCTTTCCGTATGAACGAGTAAAGCATTAACCTCAAAATTAAGGTGGAAGCTCCGCATGTCCATGTTAGCCGTACCAATGGTTGCGACCTCGCCGTCAACGATTAGCAGCTTCGAGTGCATAAACCCTTTTTCATATTCATACACCCTTACCCCGGCATCCAGCAGAGCCGGAAAATAGGAATGAGAAGCCAGGAAGGGAAGCCATTTGTCCGGTTTCGACGGAAACAGAATCCGTACATCAAGACCGGACAAGGCAGCAACCCTGAGCGCGGTGAATATGTCTTCATCCGGTATAAAATAAGGCGTAGCCAGCCATACCGACTTACGAGCCGACACAATCATGGAGAAGAAGATGTTCTTCAGGGCTCTTCGCTCATTGTCCGGTCCGCTTGCGATAATCTGGACGGCACCGGCACGGTTCTCCAGCAAATCCGGTGAATAATAGATGGGTTCACTCGGCTGCTCACCTGTCATGTACTGCCAATCCTGGAGAAAGATAACTTGGAGCGTTCTGACAGCCTCTCCACGGACAAGCATGTGGGTATCGCGCCAGAAACCAAATGCCTTGCTGCGGCTTAAATACTCATCCCCTACATTCAATCCACCAACGAATCCGACACTCCCGTCAATAACAACGATTTTGCGATGATTGCGGTAATTCACGCGGCTCGTGAAAAATATCGTTTTGGGACTGCCGAATACGGCGACCTGTACACCCGCATCTCGCATCTCTTGCAAAAAGGAAGGCGGCAGCTGCAAGCTGCCAACGGCGTCCACCATAAACCGAACGGCCACCCCCTCTTTCGCCTTCCGTATCAAAATTTCCTGGATCTGCGTTCCGATCGCATCCGGACGGTAAATGTAATATTCCATATGAATGTGATGCGCCGCTTGTTCCAGCTCCGCAATCAAGGCCGCAAAAGTCTCTTCCCCGTCGGTCAGCACCTTGGTATCGCTCGAGAAGGAAATCGGCGTGCGTGCAAGGCGGGTAGACAGCTGAAGGAGCTGCTGCACTTCGGGCTTAAAGCAGGAGATGTCTGGGGTGTTCTTCCGGAGCACTTCGCTGGTATATACCAGCACGTCCTTCCGCGCTTTTTTATCGTATTTTCTCCGCTTGAAATAGTTCTGTCCGAACAAAAAATAAAAGACAAGCCCTACGATAGGGACAAGCGCCAAAAGCAGAATCCAGGCCAACGTGCTGGTGGGATGACGATTCTCCATAAAAATCATGAATCCGATGGATACTACGGTTAGCGTAGAGAATATCCCGATAATGGTCCCTGTCGTCTTCCCGAAATAATCCATGCCAAAATAATAAAACGCGAACAAAAGCGCGGTAATCAGTACAGCCTCTATTCCCTTTCTCATATCGTTTACCCCTTGTTCTTCATCGTTTCTGTCTCTATGTATGTACGATGCTGGTCACACCATATTCTACATGATCTCCCCCAGGAACTAAAGACTGTTCTCCTTGAGCCGACAAGGCCTGATACCCAAAAATAAAATATTGACAATGCGAACGCCATTTGTTAAAAATATAACTAACGATCGTTAGTTAGGAGGAATCTTATGAGTGCCGTCGACATTAAACAATCCGCCCTTGCCCACTTTGCCAAAAACGGTTACGAAGGGGCATCGTTAAAACATATTGCTGACGACTGCGGAATCAAAAAACCGTCGATTTATGCCCATTTTTCCAGCAAAAAAGATTTGTTTCTGCAGGTGCTTCAGGACGTATTCCAGCGCCAAGAGGACTTAATGGTAGGCTATTTTCTCGACCATGCGGATTGGCCGCTGGAGCAGCAGCTACACGGATTTCTTGAAAGCCGTCTCCAAGCTTATCGTATGGATGATGAAGTCCGGTTCTTCTTGCGGATGGCCTTCTTCCCGCCAAGCTCGCTGTACGACGAAGTGATGGGGATGGTATATCCATTGCTGGACCAGCAGGAGGAGAACCTGTCCAAACTGCTTGCCGCAGGCTGCCCGGTTCACGGACGCATTATTCGTTATCCGCGTAAAGCCGCCATTGCCTACATGACCTTGCTGGACGGAATTCATCTGGAAACCGTATACGGCGGAGAAGAACGGGCCCTAAGACGGGTTGTGGCCGCTTGGCCCGTGTATTGGT
Above is a window of Paenibacillus sp. FSL K6-1330 DNA encoding:
- the prfA gene encoding peptide chain release factor 1; this translates as MLDRLQSLADRYEKLSELLCDPDVANDSKKLRDYSKEQSDLQPAYEAYVEYKNVIEELEAAKTMQGEKLDDDMREMVKMEIEELTQRERELAEKIRILLLPKDPNDDKNVIIEIRGAAGGDEAALFASDLYRMYTRYADTQGWKVELMDVNTNDLGGFKEVIFMINGRGAYSKMKFESGAHRVQRIPATESGGRIHTSTSTVAVMPEAEEVDIEIHDKDIRVDTFCSSGAGGQSVNTTKSAVRVTHIPTGIVATCQDGKSQNSNKDKALQVLRARIFDMMRQEEEAKYAGERKSKVGTGDRSERIRTYNFPQSRVTDHRIGLTVHKLDQVMNGEIEEIVSALTLAEQAELMEKGV
- the ychF gene encoding redox-regulated ATPase YchF, producing the protein MALKAGIVGLPNVGKSTLFNAITQAGAESANYPFCTIDPNVGVVEVPDERLNKLTELVQPNKTVPTAFEFVDIAGLVRGASKGEGLGNKFLAHIREVDAIVHVVRCFEDENITHVDGKVNPVSDIQTINLELILADLDSVEKRIDRAKKNMKGGNKQYAQEVELLERLKEALYNDQPARSVELSDDEKLIVRDLHLLTLKPVLYAANLSEDGVTEADSNPFVQQVRDFAAAENALVVPISAKVEAEIAELEGEDKAMFLEELGLEESGLNRLIKAAYSLLGLYTYFTAGVQEVRAWTIRKGTKAPQAAGVIHTDFERGFIRAEVVAYDDLVAAGSMNGAKERGQLRLEGKEYVVNDGDVMHFRFNV
- a CDS encoding TetR/AcrR family transcriptional regulator — its product is MSAVDIKQSALAHFAKNGYEGASLKHIADDCGIKKPSIYAHFSSKKDLFLQVLQDVFQRQEDLMVGYFLDHADWPLEQQLHGFLESRLQAYRMDDEVRFFLRMAFFPPSSLYDEVMGMVYPLLDQQEENLSKLLAAGCPVHGRIIRYPRKAAIAYMTLLDGIHLETVYGGEERALRRVVAAWPVYWLGVKKQGYNHES
- a CDS encoding phospholipase D family protein, whose translation is MGFRQLFHTRTSENQNTPREGTKLVPGKPSRGFRIRNTILIGLALLILWLIGVMIYQTHKPLPKGISYESPLYQSDVKMWMDLTYPGPDGQPIHDREIGPRISQIIDESRKFLVIDMFLFNGYTHKGQIFPEVSEELTHLLVVHKKKYPDMDIFFISDEVNTGYGSYSLPEFEAMKAAGIHVIITDVNRLRDSTPIYSAVWRTFFQWFGQSGRGTLPNLMASEAPDITVRSYLKLLNVKANHRKIVISENTALVTSANIHDASAFHSNIAFETSGDIIGDMLAAEQAAVNLTSRIKLPEYEPDSKPHMQPSGQANDVDVRYLTEGKIYKYVLKAIEQSQPGDTLWMGMFYLADSKVMDQLLKASDRGVDIRLILDPNQNAFGRDKIGIPNRPAAAELIQKSKGNISVRWYNTGTEQYHTKLMYIAKPTGKSVITGGSTNFTQRNLADLNLENNLWIAAPKDHPLTRDLDRYFHRIWLNEGAAFSLEVEAYQGKTTWMKDILFKLQKWLGFTTF
- a CDS encoding FtsW/RodA/SpoVE family cell cycle protein; the protein is MLQKFKKMDYVIVFVLVLMMGISITSIYSTTVDTKFEGSHLRMIAFYIVGFIAFFGISLLDYRLLIKYAKYIYLGGLAVLVLVMFIGKDINGAQGWIYIGGLSIQPAELFKLILIIFLSFVLVRKNKPLLSFWKDVVPIGLLAFVPFALVMAQNDLGNALSYVVILLGLLWIGNVKFSHALIGLALVAGLAFGGAQAYIHYHDELLESKILKPHWVERIDPWLYPEKATAKASYHTTNAKLAIASGGMSGEGYMQGSSIQSGRVPYAYSDSIFVQIAEEFGFIGSSVLLLLYFILIHRLILISLESRERAGPFLIIGVVAMFLYQIFENIGMFIGLMPLTGITLPFISYGGTSLVISMASLGVAMSVKLHGQEVEEDMPDPHAYRPAASKQA
- the cls gene encoding cardiolipin synthase, with product MRKGIEAVLITALLFAFYYFGMDYFGKTTGTIIGIFSTLTVVSIGFMIFMENRHPTSTLAWILLLALVPIVGLVFYFLFGQNYFKRRKYDKKARKDVLVYTSEVLRKNTPDISCFKPEVQQLLQLSTRLARTPISFSSDTKVLTDGEETFAALIAELEQAAHHIHMEYYIYRPDAIGTQIQEILIRKAKEGVAVRFMVDAVGSLQLPPSFLQEMRDAGVQVAVFGSPKTIFFTSRVNYRNHRKIVVIDGSVGFVGGLNVGDEYLSRSKAFGFWRDTHMLVRGEAVRTLQVIFLQDWQYMTGEQPSEPIYYSPDLLENRAGAVQIIASGPDNERRALKNIFFSMIVSARKSVWLATPYFIPDEDIFTALRVAALSGLDVRILFPSKPDKWLPFLASHSYFPALLDAGVRVYEYEKGFMHSKLLIVDGEVATIGTANMDMRSFHLNFEVNALLVHTESVGRLVSDFEQDQESAILYDRNHTRKKRIMTRLLESAARLMSPLL
- the prmC gene encoding peptide chain release factor N(5)-glutamine methyltransferase; the protein is MKRTIFELTPQRSIREAFVEASSFLDGLRVMEPQRNAQLLLEHVLRLSGTSYYMALADPFPADRRYALEEAINRKAQGVPAQYIIGEQEFYGRPFEVTPAVLIPRPETELLVEAVLKYGRELTSRSYERLQAIDIGTGSGAIAITLALQEPAWDLLASDISPDALEVAARNAKQLNACVEFRQGNLLEPFAGMAPDILVSNPPYIPAEDIEGLQPEVRDYEPRTALDGGPDGLNPYRIMMAQLPLLSAPPRLIAFELGMGQAEDVAELLRSAGHWKEIVTVPDLAGIDRHVLGIFR
- a CDS encoding FtsW/RodA/SpoVE family cell cycle protein: MLQKFKKIDFVIVFVLLMLMVVSITSIYSATLDNTGFERHHIKMGIFYILGFAAFFGLSLIDYRLWNKYAMHIYIGGLLALLLPSFIGQTKNNATGWINLGIVDFQPAELFKLVLIIFITYVLIRKNKTKLSFWRDIVPIGLLTFIPFAVVMVQNDLGNGLSYIVILLGLLWIGNVKFSHALIGLLLVAGIAFGGAQAYIHYHDEIKESKIMESRGHWMERIDPWLIPEKATPKASYHTNNAKLAIASGGMSGEGYLQGSSVQSSRVPYTYSDSIFVQIAEEYGFIGSSILLLLYFILIHRMILISLESRDKAGPFLIIGIVAMLLYQIFENIGMFIGLMPLTGITLPFISYGGTSLIINMACLGVVMSVKLHGQEVEEDMPNPQTYRSVPPKQA
- the fni gene encoding type 2 isopentenyl-diphosphate Delta-isomerase codes for the protein MNSEHKETADKPAETISGRGSEKLEGRLMPEVPTGERKIEHVRLCLNEEVGSVGVTTGFERYRFRHSALPEIDFDDIKLDTTFLNFSVRTPFLISSMTGGSKATGEINRRLAEAAQRRGWALGVGSVRAAVEKEELASTFRVRESAPSVPVIANLGAVQLNYGFGLNDCQRAVDIAGADMLVLHLNGLQEVFQPEGNTRFGCLLGRIEDLCRTLSVPVGIKEVGWGIDGETARSLLNIGAAFIDVAGAGGTSWSQVEKFRSPDPVRRAAAEAFAGWGNPTAECIVEVREAAPTCAIIGSGGLQSGVDAAKALSLGADLAGFGRGLLGSAVESVEALDQRLAQVELELRTAMFGIGAGNIDALKSTNRLIRV